Within the Salvia hispanica cultivar TCC Black 2014 chromosome 4, UniMelb_Shisp_WGS_1.0, whole genome shotgun sequence genome, the region tgatttgaattattaaaaaaccATTTTATCCGAATGCATtaaatagataataatttGATCCATATACCAAGGAGATCCATAACTTTCTCACATCTGCGAACTATACGGTGCTCTTTAAACCGAACGATTAAAACAAacttaattacaattaattccGTCGGATATTTTAGTGATATTGGTGAGATGTCACAAGTCAATATGCATTACTATGAACATAAGATACCGGCTTATCTACTAGAAATTCGTTATTTTAGAGATACTAGCATaggtaaaataaatattgcattattttagAGATACTATAGTATcaacaaaatttgaatcacAAGATAAATCAATCCCACCTCATTCCTCAGCCTATGAATGAACTTTACTATCACcagattttatataatgagATATTCTATATAATTTCGCTGAAAGTTGGGGTCAATTGCTAATATAAACGAAATTGGAAACATGTTTATAATACCTTGAATACTGTAATCATGAATAGTattattaaccaaaaatattaatagacAAGTCAACAAATGCCTTCACAAATTTTCGTAAATAACTCATCTTcaagaaatagaataaaaatcgTTATAATTGTAGGCCTGAAAATGTGGTTATTAGGTTTTGCATTAACATGAAATGAGTCACGAGCCCGTATCAATCAACTAACTCCTAAATCCCCTCTCTCTATAAGTATACACATTAATTATGTTTACTAAgtatttattagaaaaaattagttattattataaatattgtataataattacttcttccgtcccaaagtttatccaatttttctatttctgtccgtcctacaaaatttgtctcatttcactttttaccatttttggtagtgtaCCCCATATTAACTAACTTATtcttattcacattttatcataaaactaagagttaaggccaaaattggtcataaacatatggtcattttaccattttggtcataaactttatcttttgaattttttggtcctgcacatatggaaatttgatcattttggtcctccgtcaatagttccgttaattttttaacagtCAACGCATTTTGCCCAATTTTGACCGAATTAGAATAATTTTAAGTCACTAATTATTTCCTAATTAAAGTCGCAAACTCGCCGGAGGAGGCGAGGGGAGGAATCAACGCCGCTGCTCTCCAGATTCAATTAAGGGTCCTAATTTGGGGGAAATGTGAAATGATGAAGAAAGAGGTCGATGGTTTGATGGGAATGAGAATATGTGATTTGAGCCACTTTAATTAGGAAATAATTAGTGACCTAAAATGATTCTAATCCGGTCAAAATTGGGCAAAACGCGTTGactgttaaaaaattaacggaattattgacggaggaccaaaatgatcaaatttcaatatgtgcaggaccaaaaaattcaaaagataaagtttatgaccaaaaagataaaatgaccatatgtttaggaccaattttggccttaactctaaaactaatatataaaagtatgacccacattccataaactttttcaactcacttttcattacatttcttaaaactcgtaccgaATCAATGTGGGACAATATTTAGGGGACtgagagggagtattttttatataaaataaatttgtattatatGTATTCGTATaatactcccccgtcccatgttacttgattcacttctttttcgcactcgttttaaaaaagtaataacaaatagttaaagtggagataaagtaaagcaaaaaagtaaataatataattaagagtcttaactatattattctatttcttactttattttatctccattttaactatttattattatttttcaaacgagtgcgaaaaagaagtgactcaagtaacgtgggacgcAATGATGGACCCAGGTGGGGTcgggtggggtcggccgaccccaccggCGGTCCGTCAATACCTCCGAGAACCTCACAAAATCATTCGTCGACCCAGCACTGCATCAGTTTCGACCCCACGCTTTGGCTGCTTCGTGTCCACGAAAGAGAAATGAGGAagagaatttgaagaaaaaagattagGAGAGAGGTGAAATAGTCTCACCAAAGAGAAAAAGCTTcatgagaaaattgaaaaagaagaaaattgcaGAAGTTCAAAAAGACGAAGAAGAAAGCGGCACACCACCGTAAATTTGTTTGAGTAAACCAAGggaattttttaatacaaatttattttatttctttcttttaacTGTAAacttaaatagtactactccgaaatacttttaatatgtatttgcagtttgtttgatttaattaatgttttattaatagtccaagtaaattgaaaatgtgtaaaatattaaaaataattgtcatttagtatgattcaataatttgatttaatttgacttGTAACTTTTTTGTAGTTACACAACAATAATATTcgtaaaattacaaataaaattaaattattgtatgatgtgtttttttttatattttcaaaaatatggatactagcattatttaattaccgtgcttaacaaaaataatgcaatattttaattttattaatatatataatatttatttaaatattatattatgtattattaattatttttcgaTCCCACGAGTTCGATTTTCTGGATCCGTCAGtggtgggacggagggagggaGTAGGTCATTTTGATCTGTCGCGCTTATTATTCGTGTACCAAAAGATATCTTAGGCTAgtttaatagttttatatactttttagaacaaaatagatatttttaattatatgtttataccACTTTTGTTCATTCTATTTGATATTACTATACTTTTCTATTTGGGACGTCCATTATGCTTGATACATTTCTTGAAATGTGAGATTATTAGTAtatgtctttattttattttttttcctatgtTACTATCTACTACGATTAGAATAGGatatacaataaatttgaaagttgCTCTGTTTCATTTGAGATATTATATTGTACTGCTAGAAAAGATCTCATTTCATAATCGCCTGCAGGTTGAAGTTGTGAAGAGGATTTTAGAACAATAAATCTTTCGTAATAGTGGATGAATTATGGCATTACACTGTCCTCAAATGTTTGGTAGAGCTTGAGAtcattcatataaaaaatgctTGTTCAATTTGTTgcaaattaatcataacacTGAATTGATTGAGAAGTAGAACATATGAGTTGAGGCAGATGATTTAcataagaaagaaaacatGTTAAACAAAAGCCCTCTGTTTAAACATTGgtcccaataaataaaattgttttaggCAGTTGGAGGCCTCATTCTAAGGCGTTGATGTATTTGTGTAGGATTAGATCAACGAGAACCCGGTATGCTCTCTCAGTGGGATGGTAGCTGTCCCAAAACACGTACTTAGAGTCATCGCTGCACGTTCTGCTCAATTTGTTACACAGTATGACCACTTCTATGTTTCCTGTCCCGCAGCAGCCTTTGTCACTAACCTCGAACCCTGAGAAAGACAGTAGTAGTAAGGTATGTATGTGCATATGTGTTGGAAAGAAATGATCGAATGTGGCTAACCGTGGTTTTGAGGGTGTTGGATGAGATCAAGAAGAGGGTCGTAGATGTTGACGTAAACAATCTTGGACTGAGGCAAGCGTTTGGCGAGGGAAGCGAGTGCCGGTGAGAGCTTTTCGTTAACCTTTTGGGCAGCCTGATTTTCTTCCTCGGAACACATCCTCGCTATGCCGCCTGCAAGGGTTCTCTGAGCCGGCAAACATCCTATTGGTGGGGTGCCGAAAACAGCGATTCGTCTCGCTCCAAGCTTGTATAGTTCCTATGTTTTATTGGTAAATCAAAACTCATGATTCAAGAAGGATGTTTTTCAGTGTTTTAGTAGGCCCAATATCCTGTTATAACTATGATCTGTTTCTTGTAAATTGCAGTGGAATATTATAGCTGGCTTAACAACTTGTATATGATTATGTGTGTTTATTTGTCAACATCTTTTCTACTACCTGAATGAAGTTGGAAGCCGAGGACACCATGAGATCGGTGTATGAATTGACGTCGTATTGCCGGCGACGGATGCCGATGGTGAAGTAAGTGTTGGCAAGATCATCACTGCCTGCCACCACCAGGTATAAGCTGTTGGCCAAGATAAACTTGGCCTTTTCTTCCCCAACTGCTGCTTTCAGCTTTCCAATGTATtctttgaaatgattcaactgaTCAGACAGAGGTATTGCTGACTGCACGTTTTTCACAAACATTAGGACAAAACTGTACGTATATACGGTTGCATCACATATGGAAACTCGTACCACTATTTGAGCAGTTTGCGGGTCGAAGCCGCATCCTCCCGAAGCAAAGCTGACTCCAGTTGGAAGGTCTTGAGGCTTCAAATTGGGATCAAGATAAGCTGGTATCAGTTCTTTCACTCCCAGTTCTGAGGCTGCAATGCagaaatcaatttttgttACAATCAGATGGTTTGATTGAGTTCAAAGTGTGTCATTAGATATCACAGTTTTGCTATGTTGTTAAACATACCGATGAAGTCCGGA harbors:
- the LOC125222819 gene encoding GDSL esterase/lipase EXL3-like, with product MRRNSWSGFGVIVYVMMSFCEGRVDLPPNVTVPAVFAFGDSIVDQGMNNHMATLVKCNFPPYGRDLNNAVPTGRFSNGKTPPDFIASELGVKELIPAYLDPNLKPQDLPTGVSFASGGCGFDPQTAQIVSAIPLSDQLNHFKEYIGKLKAAVGEEKAKFILANSLYLVVAGSDDLANTYFTIGIRRRQYDVNSYTDLMVSSASNFIQELYKLGARRIAVFGTPPIGCLPAQRTLAGGIARMCSEEENQAAQKVNEKLSPALASLAKRLPQSKIVYVNIYDPLLDLIQHPQNHGFEVSDKGCCGTGNIEVVILCNKLSRTCSDDSKYVFWDSYHPTERAYRVLVDLILHKYINALE